The following are encoded in a window of Leptodactylus fuscus isolate aLepFus1 chromosome 9, aLepFus1.hap2, whole genome shotgun sequence genomic DNA:
- the PIGC gene encoding phosphatidylinositol N-acetylglucosaminyltransferase subunit C translates to MSPVLQTPDSGHYRGATWGGSAPADLMSEPPRWKKVLYERQPFPDNYVDKSFLEELRKNIYVRRYSYWAVVFESAMVIQQLCSVCSFSVIWWYMDEDLLSPQKLCGVGLAFTLLGYLLFDAVDNGAGRKECGRTRWADLKSSLVFIAFTYGFSPVLKTLTESISTDTIYAMSVLMLIGHLVFFDYGANAAVVSSTMSINMAIFASVCLASRLPRSLHAFTMVTFAIQIFALWPSLQRKLRAYTPRTYICVTFLFALFSVAGLLSISGVGALLYFLLLISVAFLCPYCLIRLQLFKDNIHGPWDEAEIKEDLSRFLD, encoded by the coding sequence ATGAGTCCCGTTCTGCAGACTCCTGACTCAGGCCACTATAGAGGTGCGACATGGGGAGGCAGCGCCCCAGCAGACCTTATGAGCGAGCCGCCTAGATGGAAGAAGGTCTTATATGAACGTCAGCCTTTTCCAGACAATTATGTTGACAAGAGCTTCCTGGAGGAACTGAGGAAGAACATCTATGTGCGGCGCTATAGCTATTGGGCTGTGGTATTTGAGTCCGCCATGGTCATTCAGCAACTATGCAGCGTCTGTTCCTTCTCCGTTATCTGGTGGTACATGGACGAAGACCTGTTGTCCCCTCAGAAGCTGTGTGGGGTGGGTTTGGCCTTTACACTTCTTGGTTACCTTCTTTTTGATGCTGTTGACAACGGTGCAGGCCGGAAGGAATGTGGCCGGACACGCTGGGCTGACCTGAAGAGTTCCCTTGTGTTTATAGCATTTAcctatggcttctctcctgtactGAAGACACTGACAGAGTCAATAAGCACAGACACCATATACGCCATGTCTGTTCTCATGCTCATAGGACACCTTGTCTTCTTTGACTATGGAGCCAACGCGGCTGTAGTCTCTAGCACAATGTCAATCAATATGGCCATATTTGCTTCTGTGTGTCTGGCTTCCCGCCTGCCTCGTTCCCTCCATGCTTTTACCATGGTGACCTTTGCCATCCAGATTTTTGCTCTTTGGCCCAGTCTGCAGAGAAAACTTAGGGCTTACACTCCTCGGACATATATCTGTGTGACATTTTTGTTTGCTTTGTTCTCTGTGGCTGGACTGTTGAGTATATCTGGAGTTGGAGCCCTTCTCTACTTCTTGCTTCTGATATCTGTGGCCTTTCTATGTCCATACTGTTTAATCAGATTACAGCTCTTCAAAGACAACATACATGGACCTTGGGATGAGGCCGAAATCAAGGAAGACCTTTCTCGATTTCTGGATTAA